The Mesorhizobium koreense genome includes a window with the following:
- a CDS encoding FtsB family cell division protein: MWTRQHRKRRTGALIVPAITVAFLAYFGFHAFHGEFGIYNSHQLDAQAAALKQQLAGIKAEREELEQRVQLLHDGTIEKDMLDEQARRTLNLSREDEVTIYRPVR; the protein is encoded by the coding sequence CTGTGGACACGTCAGCATCGCAAGCGGCGGACCGGCGCACTGATCGTCCCCGCGATCACCGTGGCGTTCCTGGCCTATTTCGGCTTCCATGCCTTCCATGGCGAATTCGGCATCTATAACAGCCACCAGCTTGATGCGCAGGCGGCGGCGCTCAAACAGCAGCTTGCCGGGATCAAGGCCGAACGCGAGGAACTTGAACAGCGCGTGCAACTGCTGCATGATGGTACGATCGAGAAGGACATGCTCGACGAGCAGGCGAGGCGTACGCTGAACCTCTCTCGCGAGGACGAGGTCACGATATATAGGCCTGTCCGCTAG
- the lpdA gene encoding dihydrolipoyl dehydrogenase, with translation MAESYDVIIIGSGPGGYVTAIRSAQLGLKTAIVEREHLGGICLNWGCIPTKALLRSAEIMHYADHLNNYGLKLDGKVTPDTKAVVDRSRAVSQRLNNGVGFLMKKNKIDVIWGEAKLTKPGEIVVSATKKKPMQPQPPQPKGTKGEGTYTAKNIIIATGARPRVLPGIEPDGKLIWTYFEAMVPPEMPKSLIVMGSGAIGIEFASFYRSMGADVTVVELLPQVMPVEDAEIAAFAKKQFEKQGLKILLDAKVTKVEKSGNSVTAHVEQKGGKVEKITADRLISAVGVQGNIENLGLEELGVKTERGCIVIDGYGRTNVPGIYAIGDVAGPPMLAHKAEHEGVICVEKIAGVPGVHPMDKNMIPGCTYCNPQVASVGLTEAKAKEKGYDIRVGHFPFVGNGKAIALGEDQGMVKTIFDRKTGQLLGAHMVGAEVTELIQGFVVAMNLETTEEELMHSVFPHPTLSEMMHESVLDAYGRVIHV, from the coding sequence GTGGCAGAAAGCTACGACGTCATCATCATCGGTTCGGGGCCGGGCGGCTATGTCACGGCGATCCGTTCGGCACAGCTTGGACTGAAGACCGCTATCGTGGAACGCGAGCATCTCGGTGGCATCTGCCTCAACTGGGGCTGTATACCGACCAAGGCGCTGCTGCGCTCCGCCGAGATCATGCATTACGCCGACCATCTCAACAATTACGGACTGAAGCTCGACGGCAAGGTCACCCCCGACACGAAGGCTGTCGTCGACCGCTCACGCGCCGTTTCGCAGCGGCTGAACAATGGCGTCGGCTTCCTGATGAAGAAGAACAAGATCGACGTCATCTGGGGCGAGGCGAAGCTGACCAAGCCCGGAGAAATCGTCGTGTCCGCGACCAAAAAGAAGCCGATGCAGCCGCAGCCGCCACAACCCAAGGGCACGAAAGGCGAGGGCACCTACACGGCGAAAAACATCATTATCGCGACTGGCGCGCGACCGCGCGTGCTTCCCGGGATAGAGCCGGACGGCAAACTGATCTGGACGTATTTCGAGGCGATGGTGCCGCCCGAGATGCCGAAATCGCTGATCGTCATGGGCTCGGGCGCCATCGGCATCGAGTTCGCTTCCTTCTACCGCAGCATGGGTGCCGACGTGACGGTGGTCGAATTGCTGCCGCAGGTCATGCCGGTCGAAGATGCCGAGATCGCTGCATTCGCCAAGAAGCAATTCGAAAAACAGGGCCTGAAGATCCTGCTCGACGCCAAGGTAACCAAGGTCGAGAAGAGCGGAAATTCAGTCACGGCCCATGTCGAGCAGAAGGGTGGCAAGGTCGAGAAGATCACAGCCGACCGCTTGATCTCCGCTGTCGGCGTGCAGGGCAATATCGAGAATCTCGGACTTGAAGAACTTGGCGTGAAGACCGAGCGCGGCTGCATCGTCATAGACGGCTACGGCCGCACCAACGTACCTGGTATCTATGCAATCGGCGACGTGGCCGGTCCGCCGATGCTGGCGCACAAGGCGGAGCACGAGGGCGTGATCTGCGTCGAGAAGATCGCCGGCGTCCCGGGCGTCCATCCCATGGACAAGAACATGATTCCCGGCTGCACCTACTGCAACCCACAGGTCGCCTCCGTCGGGCTTACCGAAGCGAAAGCCAAGGAAAAGGGCTACGACATCCGCGTGGGGCATTTCCCCTTTGTCGGCAACGGCAAGGCCATCGCGTTGGGAGAGGACCAGGGCATGGTCAAGACGATCTTCGACAGGAAGACCGGTCAGCTTCTCGGTGCGCATATGGTGGGTGCCGAGGTTACCGAACTCATCCAGGGCTTCGTCGTCGCCATGAATCTCGAGACGACCGAGGAAGAACTGATGCACTCGGTCTTCCCGCATCCGACGCTTTCGGAAATGATGCATGAGAGCGTGCTCGATGCATACGGTCGCGTCATCCACGTTTGA
- the pdhA gene encoding pyruvate dehydrogenase (acetyl-transferring) E1 component subunit alpha produces MATAARKAPKRAKSDKPKSPPKAPAPAAFSKEQELAAYDAMLLIRRFEEKAGQLYGMGFIGGFCHLYIGQEAVVTGMQMALKEGDQIITGYRDHGHMLATGMEPRGVMAELTGRRGGYSHGKGGSMHMFSKEKNFYGGHGIVGAQVPLGTGLAFANHYRGNDNVSVVYFGDGAANQGQVYESFNMASLWKLPVIYVIENNRYAMGTAVSRSSAETDFSHRGLSFRIPGIQVDGMDVRAVKAAADMATEWCRSGEGPIILEMQTYRYRGHSMSDPAKYRSKDEVQKMRSEHDPIEQVKKRLTDKKWASEDDLKAMDKKVRDIVADATDFAQSDAEPDASELWTDIVH; encoded by the coding sequence ATGGCCACTGCCGCCAGAAAGGCGCCTAAACGCGCCAAATCCGATAAACCTAAATCTCCACCCAAGGCACCGGCACCGGCGGCGTTTTCCAAGGAACAGGAGCTGGCGGCCTATGATGCGATGCTTCTGATCCGGCGCTTCGAGGAGAAGGCCGGCCAGCTTTACGGTATGGGTTTCATCGGCGGTTTCTGTCATCTCTATATCGGCCAGGAAGCGGTTGTCACCGGCATGCAGATGGCGCTGAAGGAAGGTGACCAGATCATCACCGGCTACCGCGATCATGGCCATATGCTCGCCACCGGCATGGAGCCGCGTGGCGTCATGGCCGAACTCACGGGTCGCCGTGGTGGTTATTCGCATGGCAAGGGCGGCTCCATGCACATGTTCTCCAAGGAGAAGAATTTTTATGGCGGCCATGGCATTGTCGGCGCACAAGTGCCGCTCGGCACGGGCCTGGCCTTCGCCAATCATTATCGCGGGAACGACAACGTTTCGGTCGTCTATTTCGGCGACGGAGCGGCCAATCAGGGCCAGGTCTATGAGAGCTTCAACATGGCCTCGCTGTGGAAGCTGCCGGTCATTTATGTGATCGAGAACAACCGCTATGCGATGGGCACGGCCGTGTCCCGTTCCTCGGCCGAGACCGATTTCTCGCATCGCGGCCTGTCTTTCAGGATACCCGGCATCCAGGTCGACGGCATGGATGTCCGGGCGGTTAAGGCCGCCGCCGATATGGCGACGGAATGGTGTCGTTCGGGCGAGGGGCCGATCATCCTTGAAATGCAGACCTATCGCTATCGCGGCCACTCCATGTCCGACCCAGCGAAATACCGCTCGAAGGACGAAGTGCAGAAGATGCGCTCCGAGCACGACCCGATCGAGCAGGTGAAGAAGCGGCTCACCGACAAGAAGTGGGCGAGCGAAGACGATTTGAAAGCGATGGACAAGAAGGTGCGGGACATCGTCGCCGATGCGACCGATTTTGCTCAAAGCGACGCCGAGCCGGACGCTTCCGAGCTCTGGACCGACATCGTGCATTGA
- a CDS encoding GlsB/YeaQ/YmgE family stress response membrane protein → MDVNGVGWITAIIIGGIAGWGAEQFMKSSMGLLMNIILGIVGAVILNAILAAFNLGFTGWVAYLIIGFIGACILIAIGRMLKR, encoded by the coding sequence ATGGACGTAAACGGCGTAGGGTGGATTACCGCGATCATCATCGGCGGCATTGCCGGCTGGGGCGCGGAACAATTCATGAAGAGCAGTATGGGACTCTTGATGAACATCATTCTTGGCATCGTCGGCGCGGTGATCCTGAATGCGATACTGGCGGCGTTCAATCTTGGGTTCACGGGCTGGGTCGCCTATCTCATCATCGGCTTCATCGGCGCTTGTATCCTCATCGCCATTGGCAGGATGCTGAAGCGCTAG
- a CDS encoding VOC family protein, producing the protein MSASKFPPARSVDHCVLTVADLGTARDRLTSLGFVVAPDGAHPFGTANCCVYLADGTFLEPLAQADGRAEREAARQGNMFTARDLAYRYRQGEEGFSALVFDTKDAAADHAGFVEAGFSGGNILDFSRGFTDASGKTDKASFRLAFAGDWRAPDCFFFTCQRVRVPEVDRSALQTHRNGATRIKGIVLAAPHGRDFADFILSAANVASTNEDRDATRIKTANAMLELIEGAAMENRFGISLPADPGLRLHAIRFGVREVNETEALLRNAGITYEKRDGGLVVHSAPGQGAILVFEAE; encoded by the coding sequence ATGTCCGCATCGAAGTTTCCGCCGGCCCGCTCGGTCGACCACTGCGTCCTGACTGTCGCCGATCTCGGTACTGCGCGCGACCGGTTGACCTCGCTCGGCTTCGTCGTGGCGCCTGACGGCGCTCACCCCTTTGGCACCGCGAATTGCTGCGTCTATCTCGCCGACGGCACGTTCCTCGAGCCGCTGGCGCAGGCGGATGGCCGGGCCGAGCGGGAAGCGGCACGTCAAGGCAATATGTTCACCGCACGCGATCTCGCCTACCGCTATCGCCAGGGCGAAGAGGGATTTTCAGCTCTCGTATTCGATACGAAAGATGCCGCCGCTGACCATGCTGGATTTGTCGAGGCGGGCTTTTCAGGCGGAAACATCCTCGATTTTTCGCGCGGCTTTACCGACGCCTCCGGCAAGACGGACAAGGCTTCCTTCCGGCTTGCCTTCGCGGGCGACTGGCGTGCGCCGGATTGTTTCTTCTTCACCTGCCAGCGTGTGCGGGTGCCTGAGGTCGACCGCTCGGCTCTCCAAACGCATCGCAATGGCGCGACGCGAATAAAGGGCATCGTTCTGGCTGCGCCGCATGGGCGCGATTTTGCGGATTTTATACTCTCGGCGGCGAATGTGGCTTCCACCAACGAAGATCGCGATGCGACACGGATCAAAACGGCGAACGCCATGCTCGAATTGATTGAAGGCGCGGCGATGGAGAACCGGTTCGGCATCTCCTTGCCGGCCGATCCGGGCTTGCGTCTTCACGCGATCCGCTTCGGCGTGCGCGAAGTGAACGAAACGGAAGCCCTGTTGCGCAATGCCGGGATCACCTATGAGAAGCGCGACGGCGGGCTTGTTGTCCATTCCGCGCCGGGGCAGGGCGCAATATTAGTGTTCGAGGCAGAATGA
- the kdsA gene encoding 3-deoxy-8-phosphooctulonate synthase: protein MTAPNNTVIAGDVRFSNDGPLSLIAGPCQLETRQHAFDMAGALKEIAGRLGIGLVYKTSYDKANRTSLTGARGAGLDAAMPIFDDLRREFGLPILTDVHTEEQCGLVAPHADILQIPAFLSRQTDLLIAAARTGKIVNVKKGQFLAPWDMKNVVAKIADSGNANVLVTERGASFGYNTLVSDMRSLPIMAEMGTPVIFDATHSVQQPGGQGGSTGGERRFVGTLARAAVAVGVAGVFIETHQDPDHAPSDGPNMVPLRDLPSLLERLVALDRIAKA from the coding sequence ATGACCGCACCCAACAACACAGTCATCGCCGGTGACGTTCGCTTTTCCAATGACGGCCCGCTTTCACTGATCGCCGGGCCCTGCCAGCTCGAAACGCGGCAGCATGCCTTCGACATGGCAGGCGCCCTGAAGGAGATCGCTGGTCGGCTCGGCATAGGCCTCGTCTACAAGACGAGCTACGACAAGGCGAACCGTACTTCGCTGACGGGCGCGCGTGGCGCCGGTCTCGACGCGGCGATGCCGATCTTCGACGATCTCCGCCGCGAATTCGGTCTCCCCATCCTGACCGATGTCCATACGGAGGAACAATGCGGCCTTGTCGCGCCGCATGCCGATATCCTGCAAATCCCGGCCTTCCTGTCGCGCCAGACCGACCTGCTCATCGCCGCCGCGAGAACCGGGAAGATCGTCAATGTGAAGAAAGGCCAGTTCCTGGCGCCGTGGGACATGAAGAACGTGGTCGCAAAGATCGCGGATTCCGGCAATGCCAATGTACTGGTCACCGAGCGCGGCGCATCCTTCGGCTACAACACCTTGGTGTCCGACATGCGCTCGCTGCCGATCATGGCCGAGATGGGTACGCCGGTGATCTTCGACGCCACCCATTCGGTGCAGCAGCCGGGCGGGCAGGGCGGCTCGACCGGCGGCGAGCGCCGCTTCGTGGGGACGCTGGCGCGCGCCGCTGTCGCGGTGGGTGTTGCCGGCGTCTTTATCGAAACACATCAGGACCCCGATCATGCGCCTTCGGACGGACCGAACATGGTGCCGCTCAGGGACTTGCCGTCGCTTCTGGAGCGCCTTGTAGCGCTCGACCGGATTGCCAAGGCCTGA
- a CDS encoding pyruvate dehydrogenase complex dihydrolipoamide acetyltransferase, giving the protein MPINITMPALSPTMEEGNLAKWLVKEGDEVKAGDVIAEIETDKATMEVEAVDEGKVAKIVVPAGTEGVKVNALIAVLAEEGEDVAEAAKAGGAPEKKAETPKAAEAPKQEPAKAEAPKAEPAKSEKPQAPAAAPVANDHAAGDRVFASPLARRIAKDAGVDVAAVKGTGPHGRVVKADVEAAIADRGAKAAAPAGAPAASAAKPISDDAVLKLFEEGSYELVSHDNMRKTIARRLVEAKTTIPHFYLTVDCEIDALLALRAQINAAAPMKKTDHGEAPVYKLSVNDMIIKAMAMALMAVPDANASWTEANMVMHKHADVGVAVSIPGGLITPIIRHADQKSLSVISNEMKDLASRARNRKLKPEEYQGGTTAVSNLGMFGVKDFAAVINPPHATIMAVGAGEERAVVKKGEIVVANVMSVTLSTDHRAVDGALGAELLQAFRKYIENPMSMLV; this is encoded by the coding sequence ATGCCGATCAACATCACCATGCCGGCCCTCTCACCCACTATGGAGGAGGGCAACCTCGCCAAGTGGCTCGTCAAGGAAGGCGACGAGGTCAAGGCCGGCGATGTCATCGCCGAGATTGAAACCGATAAGGCCACGATGGAAGTAGAGGCCGTTGATGAGGGCAAGGTCGCGAAGATCGTCGTGCCGGCCGGCACCGAGGGCGTCAAGGTCAATGCACTGATCGCGGTGCTTGCCGAAGAAGGCGAGGACGTGGCCGAAGCCGCCAAGGCTGGCGGCGCGCCCGAGAAGAAAGCCGAGACACCGAAAGCCGCCGAAGCGCCGAAGCAGGAACCAGCGAAGGCAGAGGCTCCGAAGGCCGAGCCTGCCAAGTCAGAAAAACCGCAAGCCCCGGCAGCCGCCCCGGTGGCGAACGACCATGCGGCTGGCGATCGTGTTTTCGCTTCCCCGCTTGCCCGTCGCATCGCCAAGGATGCCGGTGTCGACGTCGCGGCGGTAAAGGGGACCGGTCCGCATGGGCGCGTCGTAAAGGCCGATGTCGAGGCGGCGATCGCCGATCGCGGAGCAAAGGCCGCGGCACCTGCCGGCGCGCCGGCGGCCTCGGCCGCAAAGCCTATTTCGGACGATGCCGTGCTCAAGCTCTTCGAGGAAGGCTCCTACGAACTCGTCTCGCACGACAACATGCGCAAGACCATCGCCCGCCGGCTGGTCGAAGCGAAGACCACCATCCCGCATTTCTATCTGACGGTTGATTGCGAGATCGACGCGCTGCTTGCACTGCGTGCCCAGATCAACGCCGCGGCGCCGATGAAGAAGACGGACCACGGCGAGGCGCCGGTCTACAAGCTTTCCGTCAACGACATGATCATCAAGGCGATGGCGATGGCGCTGATGGCGGTGCCGGATGCCAATGCCTCATGGACCGAGGCGAACATGGTCATGCACAAGCACGCCGATGTGGGGGTGGCTGTCTCCATCCCCGGAGGCCTCATCACGCCGATAATACGGCATGCCGATCAGAAATCGCTGTCGGTGATATCCAACGAGATGAAGGATCTGGCGAGCCGGGCGAGGAACCGCAAGCTCAAGCCGGAGGAATACCAGGGCGGCACCACCGCCGTCTCCAACCTCGGCATGTTCGGCGTCAAGGATTTCGCCGCTGTGATCAACCCACCGCACGCGACCATCATGGCCGTGGGTGCCGGCGAGGAAAGGGCGGTCGTGAAGAAGGGCGAGATCGTTGTCGCCAACGTGATGTCGGTGACGCTCTCGACCGACCATCGGGCGGTCGATGGCGCGCTTGGTGCCGAGCTGCTTCAGGCGTTCAGGAAGTACATCGAAAACCCGATGAGCATGCTGGTCTGA
- a CDS encoding SGNH/GDSL hydrolase family protein — MKTVLCYGDSLTWGFSPDGSGRHAFEDRWPSVLQAGLGASALVISEGLNGRTTIFDDYAAGADRNGARILPTILMTHVPVDLIVVMLGSNDMKPWIAGHAQAAKQGMQRLVDIIRRFDYPLNEEPPEILMVSPPVIRETADPDFAARFGPGIAQSKMLATLYSDLADEIGCGFFDAGSVAQASPIDGVHLDAENTRSIGRGIEPVARMMLGL, encoded by the coding sequence ATGAAAACCGTCCTCTGTTACGGCGATTCACTGACTTGGGGTTTTAGCCCCGACGGTTCTGGTCGCCATGCCTTCGAGGACCGCTGGCCGAGCGTGTTGCAGGCGGGGCTAGGCGCTTCCGCGCTTGTCATTTCCGAAGGATTGAACGGCCGCACGACGATTTTCGACGACTATGCCGCGGGCGCAGATCGCAATGGCGCCCGCATCCTGCCGACGATCCTGATGACCCATGTTCCGGTCGACCTCATCGTCGTCATGCTGGGCTCGAATGACATGAAGCCATGGATCGCGGGCCATGCACAGGCGGCCAAACAGGGCATGCAGCGGCTGGTCGATATCATCCGCCGGTTCGACTATCCGCTGAACGAGGAGCCACCGGAGATCCTGATGGTCTCTCCGCCCGTAATCCGCGAAACGGCCGATCCCGATTTTGCCGCCAGATTCGGTCCCGGCATCGCGCAGTCGAAGATGTTGGCAACGCTGTATTCCGACCTTGCCGACGAGATCGGCTGCGGCTTTTTCGATGCCGGTTCGGTGGCGCAAGCGAGCCCGATCGACGGCGTCCATCTCGACGCTGAAAACACGCGCTCCATCGGGCGCGGTATCGAGCCTGTCGCACGCATGATGCTCGGCCTCTGA
- the eno gene encoding phosphopyruvate hydratase produces the protein MTAIVDIVGREILDSRGNPTVEVDVVLEDGSMGRAAVPSGASTGAHEAVELRDGGERYLGKGVLRAVEAVNGEIFEAVGGMEAEEQIHIDRTMIELDGTPNKGRLGANAILGVSLAVAKAAAEAAGLPLYRYVGGASAHVLPVPMMNIINGGAHADNPIDFQEFMILPVGAPTLREAVRIGSEVFHTLRKGLKDAGHNTNVGDEGGFAPNLKDAQSALDFIMKSIEKAGYRAGDDVAIGLDCAATEFYHEGKYAYAGERKTRDAKAQVKYLAKLVSDYPIVTIEDGMAEDDWEGWKALTDALGGKVQLVGDDLFVTNTERLRDGIRMGVCNSILVKVNQIGSLTETLEAVSMAQRAAYTCVMSHRSGETEDSTIADLAVATNCGQIKTGSMSRSDRLAKYNQLIRIEEELGTQAHYAGESAFRPRG, from the coding sequence ATGACCGCTATCGTCGACATCGTGGGCCGTGAAATCCTCGACAGCCGCGGCAATCCGACCGTCGAGGTCGACGTGGTTCTCGAAGACGGTTCCATGGGGCGGGCGGCCGTGCCTTCCGGCGCATCGACCGGCGCGCACGAGGCCGTCGAATTGCGCGACGGCGGCGAACGCTATCTTGGCAAGGGCGTCTTGCGCGCTGTCGAGGCCGTCAACGGCGAGATATTCGAAGCCGTCGGTGGCATGGAGGCGGAAGAGCAGATCCATATCGACCGCACGATGATCGAACTGGACGGCACGCCGAACAAGGGCCGGCTCGGCGCCAACGCCATTCTCGGCGTGTCGCTCGCCGTCGCGAAGGCGGCGGCCGAGGCGGCGGGCCTGCCACTCTACCGCTATGTCGGCGGCGCATCGGCGCATGTCCTGCCGGTGCCGATGATGAACATCATCAATGGCGGCGCGCATGCCGACAATCCGATCGATTTCCAGGAATTCATGATCCTGCCGGTCGGCGCGCCGACGCTGCGCGAGGCCGTCCGCATCGGTTCGGAGGTCTTCCATACGTTGCGCAAAGGACTGAAGGATGCCGGCCACAATACCAATGTCGGCGACGAAGGCGGCTTCGCGCCGAACCTGAAGGACGCCCAGTCGGCGCTCGATTTTATCATGAAGTCGATCGAGAAGGCCGGCTACCGCGCCGGCGACGACGTGGCGATCGGGCTCGATTGCGCAGCGACCGAATTTTATCATGAAGGCAAATATGCCTATGCGGGCGAAAGGAAGACCCGAGATGCCAAGGCACAGGTGAAGTATCTCGCCAAACTGGTTTCCGATTATCCCATCGTCACCATCGAGGACGGCATGGCCGAGGATGATTGGGAGGGTTGGAAGGCTCTGACCGACGCGCTCGGCGGCAAGGTGCAACTTGTCGGCGACGATCTGTTCGTTACCAACACCGAGCGGCTTCGCGACGGCATCCGCATGGGCGTGTGCAATTCCATCCTCGTCAAAGTCAACCAGATCGGCTCTCTGACCGAGACGCTGGAGGCTGTGTCCATGGCGCAGCGCGCCGCCTATACCTGCGTCATGTCGCATCGTTCCGGCGAGACGGAGGATTCCACCATCGCCGACCTGGCCGTTGCCACCAATTGCGGACAGATCAAGACCGGCTCCATGTCGCGTTCGGACCGACTGGCCAAATACAACCAGCTCATTCGTATCGAGGAAGAGCTTGGAACCCAGGCGCATTATGCCGGCGAAAGCGCGTTCCGACCGCGCGGGTAG
- a CDS encoding dodecin family protein — protein sequence MSVARVTEITASSKVSFQDALEKGIERANKTLKNVKGAWIQEQKVEVEDGHITAYRVNMKVTFVLTD from the coding sequence ATGTCCGTCGCCCGCGTCACCGAAATCACCGCCTCGTCCAAAGTCAGTTTCCAAGATGCGCTGGAAAAGGGAATCGAACGCGCCAACAAGACACTAAAAAACGTCAAGGGTGCGTGGATTCAGGAACAGAAGGTGGAGGTCGAGGACGGCCACATCACTGCTTATCGCGTCAATATGAAGGTGACATTCGTCCTGACAGACTAA
- a CDS encoding pyruvate dehydrogenase complex E1 component subunit beta, which produces MPIDILMPALSPTMEEGNLAKWVKKEGDKVSAGDVIAEIETDKATMEVEAVDEGTLGKILVPEGTEGVKVNAPIAVLLQEGESTSDIGKAKEPAPAPAKPTEDSAKAESQPKQEAAEKVPAAPAAPETKPAADPDIPAGTEMVQTTVREALRDAMAEEMRRDPDVFVMGEEVAEYQGAYKVTQGLLQEFGAKRVVDTPITEHGFAGVGVGAAFAGLKPIVEFMTFNFAMQAIDQIVNSAAKTLYMSGGQMGAPIVFRGPNGAAARVAAQHSQDYAAWYSHIPGLKVVQPYTAADAKGLLKAAIRDPNPVIFLENEILYGHSFDVPKLDDFVLPIGKARIHKEGKDVTIVSFGIGMTYAVKAEAELREMGIDAEIIDLRTIRPMDLDTVIASVKKTNRLVVVEEGFPQSSVGDFIANQVSQRAFDWLDAPVITIAGKDVPMPYAANLEKLALPNVSEVVEAVKAVTYKA; this is translated from the coding sequence ATGCCGATCGATATTCTGATGCCCGCCCTCTCGCCCACCATGGAAGAGGGCAATCTCGCCAAATGGGTGAAGAAGGAAGGGGACAAGGTTTCCGCCGGTGATGTCATCGCCGAAATCGAGACCGACAAGGCGACTATGGAAGTCGAAGCCGTCGACGAAGGCACACTCGGAAAAATACTCGTTCCGGAGGGCACCGAGGGCGTGAAGGTCAACGCGCCGATCGCCGTGCTTTTGCAGGAAGGCGAAAGCACGAGCGATATAGGCAAAGCGAAAGAGCCTGCGCCGGCCCCCGCAAAGCCCACCGAAGACAGCGCAAAGGCGGAAAGCCAGCCGAAGCAGGAGGCCGCCGAAAAGGTGCCGGCTGCGCCCGCAGCGCCTGAGACAAAACCCGCCGCCGATCCGGATATTCCCGCCGGTACCGAAATGGTGCAGACGACGGTCCGCGAGGCGCTGCGTGACGCAATGGCGGAAGAGATGCGCCGCGATCCGGACGTTTTCGTCATGGGTGAGGAAGTCGCCGAGTACCAAGGCGCCTACAAGGTCACGCAGGGGCTGCTGCAGGAATTCGGCGCCAAGCGCGTTGTCGATACGCCGATCACCGAACACGGCTTCGCCGGCGTCGGGGTGGGTGCCGCATTCGCCGGGTTGAAGCCGATCGTCGAGTTCATGACATTCAACTTCGCCATGCAGGCGATCGACCAGATCGTCAATTCGGCGGCGAAGACGCTCTATATGTCAGGCGGCCAGATGGGCGCGCCGATCGTCTTCCGTGGGCCGAACGGTGCGGCAGCGCGCGTCGCCGCCCAGCACAGCCAGGACTACGCCGCCTGGTATAGCCATATTCCTGGGCTGAAGGTCGTGCAGCCTTACACCGCTGCCGATGCCAAAGGGCTCTTGAAGGCGGCGATCCGCGATCCGAACCCGGTGATCTTCCTCGAGAACGAGATCCTCTACGGCCATTCCTTCGACGTGCCGAAGCTCGACGATTTCGTGCTGCCGATCGGCAAGGCGCGCATCCACAAGGAAGGCAAGGACGTCACCATCGTCTCCTTCGGCATCGGCATGACTTACGCGGTCAAGGCCGAGGCGGAACTGCGTGAGATGGGCATCGACGCTGAGATCATCGACCTCAGGACCATCCGTCCGATGGACCTCGATACGGTGATCGCCTCAGTGAAGAAGACCAACCGCCTCGTCGTGGTGGAAGAAGGCTTCCCGCAATCCTCGGTCGGCGATTTCATTGCCAACCAGGTGTCTCAGCGTGCCTTCGACTGGCTCGACGCGCCGGTGATCACCATCGCCGGCAAGGACGTGCCGATGCCTTACGCCGCCAACCTCGAAAAGCTGGCCCTGCCGAACGTTTCCGAAGTGGTCGAGGCGGTCAAGGCCGTCACTTACAAGGCCTGA